The following are encoded in a window of Drosophila simulans strain w501 chromosome 3L, Prin_Dsim_3.1, whole genome shotgun sequence genomic DNA:
- the LOC6734424 gene encoding protein trachealess isoform X8: MLPYQAAVAMDYAGYQRQPTPGHPGSHMATMGSLGMPAVPFTHSWMVPTQDLCAMPPYNKMTGHQQPPGAGMHAQQQPLEPGILELRKEKSRDAARSRRGKENYEFYELAKMLPLPAAITSQLDKASIIRLTISYLKLRDFSGHGDPPWTREASSSSKLKSAAIRRSPAVDLFEQHQGTHILQSLDGFALAVAADGRFLYISETVSIYLGLSQVEMTGSSIFDYIHQADHSEIAEQLGLSLTSGGGGGGGSSSSGGGGGGAGGGMASPTSGASDDGSGTHVAASMTQASTSGYKGYDRSFCVRMKSTLTKRGCHFKSSGYRVVLLLCKLRPQYTFSHSRKSQPPLLGMVALAIALPPPSVHEIRLECDMFVTRVNFDLRVAHCEPRVSDLLDYSPEDLVNKSLYSLCHAEDANRLRKSHSDLIEKGQVLTGYYRLMNKSGGYTWLQTCATVVCSTKNADEQNIICVNYVISNRENENMILDCCQLEPSPDSIKHEEGLGNDKSSGSPGGDASGEGNSHLSAGDMKLNSPKTDSESHSHRGRGRSAAASHGSSLNSLTMIKDSPTPLGVEIESGVLPTTVATPVPAATPPVQSTKRKRKTKASQHAEDQSQEQGISEQPLPKLPTMEQRDQQPRSRLPSIVDEQPSSAADSAVKDLEQAMSKHLPSPAAVVSVAPPNTDFSADSLLKQQQQQQQLDPNEKSSTIQWIGTPYQQPPAPMPATALLRQLYANRESVIRATARQTPTGVGPGVFYGDQQTGPLPTPPGSESSYENQYLQLHSAASGGHPGGQKTSADAFTNLVSTYGGYHSSIDYHNAMTPPSSVSPRDSNQPGKAAPVLASNGGYDYAPDPLRGQYATSSGDVVPATLPLKPQASYTATMHPSGSTTTEGGVTYSNLDQPQYFAPHSSFHLYHKGSPASGWYSTPS, from the exons ATGTTGCCGTACCAGGCAGCCGTGGCCATGGACTACGCCGGATACCAGAGACAGCCCACGCCCGGACATCCCGGAAGCCACATGGCCACCATGGGATCCCTGGGCATGCCCGCGGTGCCCTTCACCCACAGCTGGATGGTGCCCACGCAGGACCTCTGCGCCATGCCGCCATACAACAAAATGACCGGACACCAGCAGCCGCCAGGTGCCGGAATGCACGCCCAGCAACAGCCCCTCGAGCCCGG CATCCTGGAGCTGCGCAAGGAGAAGTCGAGGGACGCGGCGAGATCGCGGCGCGGAAAGGAGAACTACGAGTTCtacgagctggccaagatgctCCCTCTGCCGGCAGCCATCACCAGCCAGCTGGACAAGGCCTCGATCATAAGACTGACCATCAGCTACCTGAAGCTGAGGGATTTCTCCGGACACGGCGATCCGCCATGGACTCGGGAAGCCTCTAGCAGCAGTAAGCTAAAAA GTGCCGCCATTCGTCGCAGCCCCGCTGTCGATTTGTTCGAGCAACATCAGGGCACCCACATATTACAG TCGCTGGATGGTTTCGCCCTAGCTGTGGCGGCAGACGGACGCTTCCTGTATATTTCCGAGACGGTGTCCATCTATTTGGGCCTGTCACAGGTGGAGATGACTGGCAGCAGCATCTTCGACTACATCCACCAGGCGGATCACTCCGAGATCGCCGAGCAGCTGGGCCTGAGCCTAAcaagcggcggcggcggtggcggtggaagCTCGAgcagcggcggaggaggcggcggagcGGGAGGTGGTATGGCCTCACCCACTTCCGGAGCCTCCGACGATGGAAGCGGCACACACG TTGCGGCCTCCATGACCCAAGCTTCGACCAGCGGCTACAAGGGATACGATCGAAGCTTCTGTGTCCGTATGAAGTCCACGCTGACTAAGCGCGGCTGTCACTTCAAATCCTCAGGCTATCGG GTGGTTTTGCTGTTGTGCAAGCTGCGTCCCCAGTACACATTTTCCCACAGTCGCAAATCGCAACCTCCACTCCTCGGAATGGTTGCCCTGGCCATCGCGCTGCCTCCGCCATCGGTGCACGAGATCCGGCTTGAGTGCGACATGTTCGTCACCAGGGTGAACTTTGACCTGCGAGTAGCCCACTGCGAACCAAG GGTATCCGATCTGCTGGACTACTCCCCGGAGGACCTGGTTAACAAGAGCTTGTACTCACTGTGTCACGCCGAGGATGCCAACCGCCTGCGGAAGAGCCACTCAGACC TGATCGAGAAGGGTCAGGTGCTGACCGGATACTACCGACTGATGAACAAGAGTGGAGGCTACACCTGGCTCCAGACCTGTGCCACCGTCGTCTGCAGCACAAAGAACGCCGATGAGCAGAACATCATCTGCGTGAACTATGTGATCAG CAACCGGGAGAACGAGAACATGATACTGGATTGCTGCCAACTGGAACCCAGTCCGGATAGCATTAAGCATGAGGAGGGTCTGGGTAACGACAAAAGCAGCGGGTCGCCAGGAGGAGATGCCAGTGGCGAAGGAAACTCGCACCTGAGTGCCGGAGACATGAAGCTCAACTCACCGAAAACCGATTCCGAGAGCCATTCCCACCGCGGCAGGGGTCGCAGCGCAGCCGCCTCGCATGGAAGTTCCCTGAACAGCCTCACCATGATCAAGGATAGTCCCACTCCGCTGGGTGTGGAGATCGAATCGGGAGTGCTGCCCACCACAGTGGCCACTCCAGTGCCGGCAGCCACTCCACCAGTGCAGTCCACTAAGCGAAAGCGAAAAACTAAGGCGTCGCAGCACGCGGAGGACCAGAGTCAAGAGCAGGGAATCTCCGAGCAGCCTCTGCCCAAACTACCGACAATGGAGCAACGCGATCAGCAGCCACGCAGCCGCTTACCCTCGATTGTGGATGAGCAGCCCTCGTCCGCGGCCGACTCCGCGGTCAAGGATCTGGAGCAGGCCATGTCCAAGCATCTGCCCTCGCCAGCGGCGGTGGTATCGGTGGCCCCGCCCAATACGGACTTCAGTGCCGACTCTCTgctcaagcagcagcaacaacaacagcagctggaTCCCAACGAGAAAAGCAGCACCATTCAATGGATAGGCACTCCCTACCAACAGCCACCGGCGCCCATGCCAGCTACCGCCCTTCTCCGGCAGTTATACGCCAATCGGGAGAGCGTGATCCGGGCGACGGCTAGGCAGACACCAACTGGAGTCGGCCCCGGAGTTTTCTACGGCGATCAGCAAACAGGTCCGCTGCCCACTCCGCCGGGCAGTGAGTCGTCCTACGAGAACCAATACCTGCAGCTGCACTCCGCCGCTTCCGGTGGACATCCTGGCGGCCAGAAGACCTCCGCTGATGCCTTCACCAACCTGGTGTCAACCTACGGCGGCTACCACAGCTCCATTGACTATCACAACGCCATGACCCCGCCCAGTTCAGTGTCTCCCCGGGACTCGAATCAGCCAGGTAAAGCGGCTCCAGTCCTGGCCTCCAACGGAGGATACGACTATGCCCCCGATCCACTCCGAGGACAGTACGCCACTTCATCCGGAGACGTGGTGCCCGCCACGCTGCCTCTGAAGCCCCAGGCATCCTATACAGCCACAATGCATCCTTCGGGCAGCACAACCACCGAGGGTGGAGTTACCTACAGTAATCTCGACCAGCCGCAGTACTTCGCTCCGCATTCGAGCTTCCACCTTTACCACAAGGGCAGCCCGGCCAGCGGCTGGTACTCCACGCCCTCCTAG
- the LOC6734424 gene encoding protein trachealess isoform X5 codes for MLPYQAAVAMDYAGYQRQPTPGHPGSHMATMGSLGMPAVPFTHSWMVPTQDLCAMPPYNKMTGHQQPPGAGMHAQQQPLEPGILELRKEKSRDAARSRRGKENYEFYELAKMLPLPAAITSQLDKASIIRLTISYLKLRDFSGHGDPPWTREASSSSKLKSAAIRRSPAVDLFEQHQGTHILQSLDGFALAVAADGRFLYISETVSIYLGLSQVEMTGSSIFDYIHQADHSEIAEQLGLSLTSGGGGGGGSSSSGGGGGGAGGGMASPTSGASDDGSGTHGTNNPDVAASMTQASTSGYKGYDRSFCVRMKSTLTKRGCHFKSSGYRASDATSNCNNGNNASNNAKNVKNPGSNYSVVLLLCKLRPQYTFSHSRKSQPPLLGMVALAIALPPPSVHEIRLECDMFVTRVNFDLRVAHCEPRVSDLLDYSPEDLVNKSLYSLCHAEDANRLRKSHSDLIEKGQVLTGYYRLMNKSGGYTWLQTCATVVCSTKNADEQNIICVNYVISNRENENMILDCCQLEPSPDSIKHEEGLGNDKSSGSPGGDASGEGNSHLSAGDMKLNSPKTDSESHSHRGRGRSAAASHGSSLNSLTMIKDSPTPLGVEIESGVLPTTVATPVPAATPPVQSTKRKRKTKASQHAEDQSQEQGISEQPLPKLPTMEQRDQQPRSRLPSIVDEQPSSAADSAVKDLEQAMSKHLPSPAAVVSVAPPNTDFSADSLLKQQQQQQQLDPNEKSSTIQWIGTPYQQPPAPMPATALLRQLYANRESVIRATARQTPTGVGPGVFYGDQQTGPLPTPPGSESSYENQYLQLHSAASGGHPGGQKTSADAFTNLVSTYGGYHSSIDYHNAMTPPSSVSPRDSNQPGKAAPVLASNGGYDYAPDPLRGQYATSSGDVVPATLPLKPQASYTATMHPSGSTTTEGGVTYSNLDQPQYFAPHSSFHLYHKGSPASGWYSTPS; via the exons ATGTTGCCGTACCAGGCAGCCGTGGCCATGGACTACGCCGGATACCAGAGACAGCCCACGCCCGGACATCCCGGAAGCCACATGGCCACCATGGGATCCCTGGGCATGCCCGCGGTGCCCTTCACCCACAGCTGGATGGTGCCCACGCAGGACCTCTGCGCCATGCCGCCATACAACAAAATGACCGGACACCAGCAGCCGCCAGGTGCCGGAATGCACGCCCAGCAACAGCCCCTCGAGCCCGG CATCCTGGAGCTGCGCAAGGAGAAGTCGAGGGACGCGGCGAGATCGCGGCGCGGAAAGGAGAACTACGAGTTCtacgagctggccaagatgctCCCTCTGCCGGCAGCCATCACCAGCCAGCTGGACAAGGCCTCGATCATAAGACTGACCATCAGCTACCTGAAGCTGAGGGATTTCTCCGGACACGGCGATCCGCCATGGACTCGGGAAGCCTCTAGCAGCAGTAAGCTAAAAA GTGCCGCCATTCGTCGCAGCCCCGCTGTCGATTTGTTCGAGCAACATCAGGGCACCCACATATTACAG TCGCTGGATGGTTTCGCCCTAGCTGTGGCGGCAGACGGACGCTTCCTGTATATTTCCGAGACGGTGTCCATCTATTTGGGCCTGTCACAGGTGGAGATGACTGGCAGCAGCATCTTCGACTACATCCACCAGGCGGATCACTCCGAGATCGCCGAGCAGCTGGGCCTGAGCCTAAcaagcggcggcggcggtggcggtggaagCTCGAgcagcggcggaggaggcggcggagcGGGAGGTGGTATGGCCTCACCCACTTCCGGAGCCTCCGACGATGGAAGCGGCACACACGGTACGAACAATCCCGACG TTGCGGCCTCCATGACCCAAGCTTCGACCAGCGGCTACAAGGGATACGATCGAAGCTTCTGTGTCCGTATGAAGTCCACGCTGACTAAGCGCGGCTGTCACTTCAAATCCTCAGGCTATCGG GCCAGCGATGCAACGAGCAATTGCAACAACGGTAACAATGCTAGTAACAATGCTAAAAACGTTAAGAATCCGGGCTCAAACTATTCG GTGGTTTTGCTGTTGTGCAAGCTGCGTCCCCAGTACACATTTTCCCACAGTCGCAAATCGCAACCTCCACTCCTCGGAATGGTTGCCCTGGCCATCGCGCTGCCTCCGCCATCGGTGCACGAGATCCGGCTTGAGTGCGACATGTTCGTCACCAGGGTGAACTTTGACCTGCGAGTAGCCCACTGCGAACCAAG GGTATCCGATCTGCTGGACTACTCCCCGGAGGACCTGGTTAACAAGAGCTTGTACTCACTGTGTCACGCCGAGGATGCCAACCGCCTGCGGAAGAGCCACTCAGACC TGATCGAGAAGGGTCAGGTGCTGACCGGATACTACCGACTGATGAACAAGAGTGGAGGCTACACCTGGCTCCAGACCTGTGCCACCGTCGTCTGCAGCACAAAGAACGCCGATGAGCAGAACATCATCTGCGTGAACTATGTGATCAG CAACCGGGAGAACGAGAACATGATACTGGATTGCTGCCAACTGGAACCCAGTCCGGATAGCATTAAGCATGAGGAGGGTCTGGGTAACGACAAAAGCAGCGGGTCGCCAGGAGGAGATGCCAGTGGCGAAGGAAACTCGCACCTGAGTGCCGGAGACATGAAGCTCAACTCACCGAAAACCGATTCCGAGAGCCATTCCCACCGCGGCAGGGGTCGCAGCGCAGCCGCCTCGCATGGAAGTTCCCTGAACAGCCTCACCATGATCAAGGATAGTCCCACTCCGCTGGGTGTGGAGATCGAATCGGGAGTGCTGCCCACCACAGTGGCCACTCCAGTGCCGGCAGCCACTCCACCAGTGCAGTCCACTAAGCGAAAGCGAAAAACTAAGGCGTCGCAGCACGCGGAGGACCAGAGTCAAGAGCAGGGAATCTCCGAGCAGCCTCTGCCCAAACTACCGACAATGGAGCAACGCGATCAGCAGCCACGCAGCCGCTTACCCTCGATTGTGGATGAGCAGCCCTCGTCCGCGGCCGACTCCGCGGTCAAGGATCTGGAGCAGGCCATGTCCAAGCATCTGCCCTCGCCAGCGGCGGTGGTATCGGTGGCCCCGCCCAATACGGACTTCAGTGCCGACTCTCTgctcaagcagcagcaacaacaacagcagctggaTCCCAACGAGAAAAGCAGCACCATTCAATGGATAGGCACTCCCTACCAACAGCCACCGGCGCCCATGCCAGCTACCGCCCTTCTCCGGCAGTTATACGCCAATCGGGAGAGCGTGATCCGGGCGACGGCTAGGCAGACACCAACTGGAGTCGGCCCCGGAGTTTTCTACGGCGATCAGCAAACAGGTCCGCTGCCCACTCCGCCGGGCAGTGAGTCGTCCTACGAGAACCAATACCTGCAGCTGCACTCCGCCGCTTCCGGTGGACATCCTGGCGGCCAGAAGACCTCCGCTGATGCCTTCACCAACCTGGTGTCAACCTACGGCGGCTACCACAGCTCCATTGACTATCACAACGCCATGACCCCGCCCAGTTCAGTGTCTCCCCGGGACTCGAATCAGCCAGGTAAAGCGGCTCCAGTCCTGGCCTCCAACGGAGGATACGACTATGCCCCCGATCCACTCCGAGGACAGTACGCCACTTCATCCGGAGACGTGGTGCCCGCCACGCTGCCTCTGAAGCCCCAGGCATCCTATACAGCCACAATGCATCCTTCGGGCAGCACAACCACCGAGGGTGGAGTTACCTACAGTAATCTCGACCAGCCGCAGTACTTCGCTCCGCATTCGAGCTTCCACCTTTACCACAAGGGCAGCCCGGCCAGCGGCTGGTACTCCACGCCCTCCTAG
- the LOC6734424 gene encoding protein trachealess isoform X6 — translation MLPYQAAVAMDYAGYQRQPTPGHPGSHMATMGSLGMPAVPFTHSWMVPTQDLCAMPPYNKMTGHQQPPGAGMHAQQQPLEPGILELRKEKSRDAARSRRGKENYEFYELAKMLPLPAAITSQLDKASIIRLTISYLKLRDFSGHGDPPWTREASSSSKLKSAAIRRSPAVDLFEQHQGTHILQSLDGFALAVAADGRFLYISETVSIYLGLSQVEMTGSSIFDYIHQADHSEIAEQLGLSLTSGGGGGGGSSSSGGGGGGAGGGMASPTSGASDDGSGTHVAASMTQASTSGYKGYDRSFCVRMKSTLTKRGCHFKSSGYRASDATSNCNNGNNASNNAKNVKNPGSNYSVVLLLCKLRPQYTFSHSRKSQPPLLGMVALAIALPPPSVHEIRLECDMFVTRVNFDLRVAHCEPRVSDLLDYSPEDLVNKSLYSLCHAEDANRLRKSHSDLIEKGQVLTGYYRLMNKSGGYTWLQTCATVVCSTKNADEQNIICVNYVISNRENENMILDCCQLEPSPDSIKHEEGLGNDKSSGSPGGDASGEGNSHLSAGDMKLNSPKTDSESHSHRGRGRSAAASHGSSLNSLTMIKDSPTPLGVEIESGVLPTTVATPVPAATPPVQSTKRKRKTKASQHAEDQSQEQGISEQPLPKLPTMEQRDQQPRSRLPSIVDEQPSSAADSAVKDLEQAMSKHLPSPAAVVSVAPPNTDFSADSLLKQQQQQQQLDPNEKSSTIQWIGTPYQQPPAPMPATALLRQLYANRESVIRATARQTPTGVGPGVFYGDQQTGPLPTPPGSESSYENQYLQLHSAASGGHPGGQKTSADAFTNLVSTYGGYHSSIDYHNAMTPPSSVSPRDSNQPGKAAPVLASNGGYDYAPDPLRGQYATSSGDVVPATLPLKPQASYTATMHPSGSTTTEGGVTYSNLDQPQYFAPHSSFHLYHKGSPASGWYSTPS, via the exons ATGTTGCCGTACCAGGCAGCCGTGGCCATGGACTACGCCGGATACCAGAGACAGCCCACGCCCGGACATCCCGGAAGCCACATGGCCACCATGGGATCCCTGGGCATGCCCGCGGTGCCCTTCACCCACAGCTGGATGGTGCCCACGCAGGACCTCTGCGCCATGCCGCCATACAACAAAATGACCGGACACCAGCAGCCGCCAGGTGCCGGAATGCACGCCCAGCAACAGCCCCTCGAGCCCGG CATCCTGGAGCTGCGCAAGGAGAAGTCGAGGGACGCGGCGAGATCGCGGCGCGGAAAGGAGAACTACGAGTTCtacgagctggccaagatgctCCCTCTGCCGGCAGCCATCACCAGCCAGCTGGACAAGGCCTCGATCATAAGACTGACCATCAGCTACCTGAAGCTGAGGGATTTCTCCGGACACGGCGATCCGCCATGGACTCGGGAAGCCTCTAGCAGCAGTAAGCTAAAAA GTGCCGCCATTCGTCGCAGCCCCGCTGTCGATTTGTTCGAGCAACATCAGGGCACCCACATATTACAG TCGCTGGATGGTTTCGCCCTAGCTGTGGCGGCAGACGGACGCTTCCTGTATATTTCCGAGACGGTGTCCATCTATTTGGGCCTGTCACAGGTGGAGATGACTGGCAGCAGCATCTTCGACTACATCCACCAGGCGGATCACTCCGAGATCGCCGAGCAGCTGGGCCTGAGCCTAAcaagcggcggcggcggtggcggtggaagCTCGAgcagcggcggaggaggcggcggagcGGGAGGTGGTATGGCCTCACCCACTTCCGGAGCCTCCGACGATGGAAGCGGCACACACG TTGCGGCCTCCATGACCCAAGCTTCGACCAGCGGCTACAAGGGATACGATCGAAGCTTCTGTGTCCGTATGAAGTCCACGCTGACTAAGCGCGGCTGTCACTTCAAATCCTCAGGCTATCGG GCCAGCGATGCAACGAGCAATTGCAACAACGGTAACAATGCTAGTAACAATGCTAAAAACGTTAAGAATCCGGGCTCAAACTATTCG GTGGTTTTGCTGTTGTGCAAGCTGCGTCCCCAGTACACATTTTCCCACAGTCGCAAATCGCAACCTCCACTCCTCGGAATGGTTGCCCTGGCCATCGCGCTGCCTCCGCCATCGGTGCACGAGATCCGGCTTGAGTGCGACATGTTCGTCACCAGGGTGAACTTTGACCTGCGAGTAGCCCACTGCGAACCAAG GGTATCCGATCTGCTGGACTACTCCCCGGAGGACCTGGTTAACAAGAGCTTGTACTCACTGTGTCACGCCGAGGATGCCAACCGCCTGCGGAAGAGCCACTCAGACC TGATCGAGAAGGGTCAGGTGCTGACCGGATACTACCGACTGATGAACAAGAGTGGAGGCTACACCTGGCTCCAGACCTGTGCCACCGTCGTCTGCAGCACAAAGAACGCCGATGAGCAGAACATCATCTGCGTGAACTATGTGATCAG CAACCGGGAGAACGAGAACATGATACTGGATTGCTGCCAACTGGAACCCAGTCCGGATAGCATTAAGCATGAGGAGGGTCTGGGTAACGACAAAAGCAGCGGGTCGCCAGGAGGAGATGCCAGTGGCGAAGGAAACTCGCACCTGAGTGCCGGAGACATGAAGCTCAACTCACCGAAAACCGATTCCGAGAGCCATTCCCACCGCGGCAGGGGTCGCAGCGCAGCCGCCTCGCATGGAAGTTCCCTGAACAGCCTCACCATGATCAAGGATAGTCCCACTCCGCTGGGTGTGGAGATCGAATCGGGAGTGCTGCCCACCACAGTGGCCACTCCAGTGCCGGCAGCCACTCCACCAGTGCAGTCCACTAAGCGAAAGCGAAAAACTAAGGCGTCGCAGCACGCGGAGGACCAGAGTCAAGAGCAGGGAATCTCCGAGCAGCCTCTGCCCAAACTACCGACAATGGAGCAACGCGATCAGCAGCCACGCAGCCGCTTACCCTCGATTGTGGATGAGCAGCCCTCGTCCGCGGCCGACTCCGCGGTCAAGGATCTGGAGCAGGCCATGTCCAAGCATCTGCCCTCGCCAGCGGCGGTGGTATCGGTGGCCCCGCCCAATACGGACTTCAGTGCCGACTCTCTgctcaagcagcagcaacaacaacagcagctggaTCCCAACGAGAAAAGCAGCACCATTCAATGGATAGGCACTCCCTACCAACAGCCACCGGCGCCCATGCCAGCTACCGCCCTTCTCCGGCAGTTATACGCCAATCGGGAGAGCGTGATCCGGGCGACGGCTAGGCAGACACCAACTGGAGTCGGCCCCGGAGTTTTCTACGGCGATCAGCAAACAGGTCCGCTGCCCACTCCGCCGGGCAGTGAGTCGTCCTACGAGAACCAATACCTGCAGCTGCACTCCGCCGCTTCCGGTGGACATCCTGGCGGCCAGAAGACCTCCGCTGATGCCTTCACCAACCTGGTGTCAACCTACGGCGGCTACCACAGCTCCATTGACTATCACAACGCCATGACCCCGCCCAGTTCAGTGTCTCCCCGGGACTCGAATCAGCCAGGTAAAGCGGCTCCAGTCCTGGCCTCCAACGGAGGATACGACTATGCCCCCGATCCACTCCGAGGACAGTACGCCACTTCATCCGGAGACGTGGTGCCCGCCACGCTGCCTCTGAAGCCCCAGGCATCCTATACAGCCACAATGCATCCTTCGGGCAGCACAACCACCGAGGGTGGAGTTACCTACAGTAATCTCGACCAGCCGCAGTACTTCGCTCCGCATTCGAGCTTCCACCTTTACCACAAGGGCAGCCCGGCCAGCGGCTGGTACTCCACGCCCTCCTAG